A section of the Enterobacter sp. C2 genome encodes:
- the rhaA gene encoding L-rhamnose isomerase, giving the protein MTTPIEQAWELAKQRFAAVGVDVEEALRQLDRLPVSMHCWQGDDVAGFENPQGGLTGGIQATGNYPGKARSAQELRADLEQALSLIPGPMRLNLHAIYLESETPVERNAIRPEHFTNWVAWAKAQKLGLDFNPSCFSHPLSADGFTLSHANDEIRQFWIDHVKACRRVSAWFGEQLGTPSVMNIWVPDGMKDVTVDRLAPRQRLLAALDEALSEKLSLDHHIDAVESKLFGIGAESYTVGSNEFYMGYATSRQTALCLDAGHFHPTEVISDKISAAMLYVPRLLLHVSRPVRWDSDHVVLLDDETQAIASEIVRHDLFDRVHIGLDFFDASINRIAAWVIGTRNMKKALLRALLEPTDQLRTLEAEGDYTARLALLEEQKSLPWQAVWEMYCQRHDTPAGSQWLDSVRAYEQEILSHRK; this is encoded by the coding sequence ATGACCACTCCCATTGAACAAGCCTGGGAACTTGCTAAGCAGCGGTTTGCCGCGGTAGGCGTTGACGTTGAGGAGGCGCTGCGCCAGCTCGATCGCCTGCCGGTTTCCATGCACTGCTGGCAGGGCGATGACGTGGCTGGGTTTGAGAACCCGCAGGGCGGCCTGACCGGCGGGATCCAGGCCACCGGCAACTACCCTGGCAAAGCGCGCAGCGCACAGGAGCTGCGGGCGGATCTGGAGCAGGCTCTGAGCCTGATCCCCGGGCCAATGCGTCTGAATCTGCATGCAATCTACCTTGAATCAGAGACGCCGGTGGAGCGTAACGCCATCAGGCCCGAGCACTTTACCAACTGGGTGGCGTGGGCAAAAGCGCAGAAGCTGGGCCTGGACTTTAACCCCTCTTGCTTCTCGCATCCGCTGAGCGCCGATGGCTTTACCCTCTCCCACGCCAACGACGAGATCCGCCAGTTCTGGATCGACCACGTTAAAGCCTGCCGCCGCGTATCTGCCTGGTTTGGCGAGCAGCTGGGCACGCCGTCGGTGATGAATATCTGGGTTCCGGACGGCATGAAAGACGTCACCGTTGACCGCCTCGCCCCGCGTCAGCGCCTGCTTGCCGCGCTGGATGAAGCCCTGAGCGAAAAGCTGAGCCTCGACCACCACATCGATGCCGTAGAGAGCAAGCTGTTCGGCATCGGAGCGGAGAGCTACACCGTCGGCTCGAACGAGTTTTATATGGGCTATGCCACCAGCCGCCAGACCGCGCTCTGTCTGGATGCGGGCCACTTCCATCCGACGGAGGTGATCTCCGACAAGATCTCCGCCGCCATGCTCTATGTCCCGCGCCTGCTGCTGCACGTTAGCCGCCCGGTGCGCTGGGACAGCGACCACGTGGTGCTGCTGGATGACGAAACCCAAGCCATTGCCAGCGAAATCGTTCGCCACGATCTCTTTGACCGGGTGCACATTGGCCTCGACTTCTTTGATGCGTCGATCAACCGCATCGCCGCATGGGTGATTGGTACCCGCAATATGAAAAAAGCCCTGCTGCGTGCCCTGCTGGAGCCCACCGACCAGCTGCGCACGCTGGAAGCCGAGGGCGATTACACCGCCCGGCTGGCGCTGCTGGAAGAGCAAAAATCGCTGCCGTGGCAGGCGGTATGGGAGATGTACTGCCAGCGTCACGATACCCCGGCGGGGAGCCAGTGGCTGGACAGCGTGCGGGCCTATGAGCAAGAGATTTTAAGTCACCGTAAATAA
- the rhaD gene encoding rhamnulose-1-phosphate aldolase, with protein sequence MQTITNSWFVQGMIKATSDAWLKGWDERNGGNLTLRLDDGDIAPFTAEFHASPRYIALSQPMPMLANTPFIVTGSGKFFRNVQLDPVANLGIVKVDSDGAGYHILWGLTDEAVPTSELPAHFLSHCERIKATDGKDRVIMHCHATNLIALTYVLENDTDVITRKLWEGSTECLVVFPDGVGILPWMVPGTDEIGQATAGQMSRHSLVLWPFHGVFGSGPTLDEAFGLIDTAEKSAEVLVKVYSMGGMKQTITQEELIALGKRFGVTPIASALQLYK encoded by the coding sequence ATGCAGACCATCACTAATTCATGGTTCGTCCAGGGGATGATCAAAGCGACCTCTGACGCCTGGCTGAAGGGCTGGGACGAGCGCAACGGCGGCAATCTGACCCTGCGGCTGGACGACGGCGATATCGCCCCGTTTACAGCCGAATTCCACGCCAGTCCGCGCTATATCGCCCTGAGCCAGCCGATGCCAATGCTGGCCAATACGCCGTTTATCGTCACTGGCTCCGGCAAGTTTTTCCGTAACGTGCAGCTCGACCCGGTCGCTAACTTAGGCATCGTTAAGGTCGACAGCGACGGCGCGGGCTACCACATTCTCTGGGGGCTCACCGACGAAGCGGTTCCCACCTCCGAGCTGCCAGCGCACTTTCTCTCCCACTGCGAGCGCATCAAGGCTACCGACGGCAAAGACCGTGTGATTATGCACTGCCACGCCACCAACCTGATCGCCCTCACCTATGTGTTGGAAAACGATACGGATGTGATCACCCGCAAACTGTGGGAAGGCAGTACCGAATGCCTGGTTGTGTTTCCTGACGGCGTTGGCATTCTGCCATGGATGGTCCCCGGCACCGATGAGATTGGCCAGGCCACCGCAGGGCAGATGTCACGGCACTCGCTGGTGCTCTGGCCGTTCCACGGCGTCTTCGGCAGCGGTCCAACGCTGGACGAAGCCTTTGGCCTGATCGACACCGCCGAGAAGTCTGCCGAGGTACTGGTGAAGGTCTACTCGATGGGCGGCATGAAGCAGACCATCACTCAGGAGGAGTTAATCGCCCTCGGTAAACGTTTTGGCGTCACCCCGATAGCCAGCGCACTACAGCTTTATAAATAA
- the rhaS gene encoding rhamnose ABC transporter substrate-binding protein, with the protein MRIKTSLILTVAALALSGSALAEVKIALVAKSLGNGFFEAANVGAQEAAKELGDVKVIYTGPTTTTAEAQIEVLNGLIAQGVDAIAISANDPDAVVPVLKKAMQRGIKVVSWDSGVAKAGRQIHLNPSNNALIGETNVKLAAEALKALNVEKGDVAILSATPTSTNQNIWIEEMKKVLPKYPSVNLVTVAYGDDLSDKSYREAVGLLKTYPDLKVIVSPSSVGIVAAAQAVKDQGKIGKVYVTGLGLPSEMAGAVKSGATKSFAIWNPIDLGYAATYLADDLVKGTATKTEANMGKLGKVKLDADGSGAMSEPFVYDASNIDKFSKIF; encoded by the coding sequence ATGAGAATAAAGACAAGCTTGATCCTCACCGTTGCCGCTCTGGCGTTGTCCGGTTCCGCACTAGCAGAAGTCAAAATTGCCCTGGTCGCAAAATCCCTCGGCAATGGTTTTTTTGAGGCAGCGAACGTCGGTGCCCAGGAGGCGGCTAAAGAGTTAGGGGATGTTAAAGTCATTTATACCGGTCCGACCACCACCACGGCGGAAGCGCAGATCGAAGTGCTTAACGGGTTGATCGCCCAGGGGGTAGATGCGATCGCTATCTCAGCAAACGATCCGGATGCCGTTGTGCCGGTACTGAAAAAAGCGATGCAGCGCGGGATTAAAGTTGTCTCGTGGGACTCCGGCGTAGCGAAAGCGGGCCGCCAGATCCATCTCAATCCATCCAACAATGCCCTGATTGGTGAAACCAACGTTAAGCTCGCCGCCGAGGCGCTGAAGGCGCTGAACGTGGAGAAAGGCGACGTGGCGATCCTCAGCGCAACGCCAACCTCGACCAACCAGAACATCTGGATTGAAGAGATGAAAAAGGTGCTGCCGAAGTACCCCTCCGTTAACCTGGTGACGGTAGCCTACGGCGATGACCTCTCCGATAAGAGCTACCGCGAAGCGGTCGGCCTGCTGAAAACCTACCCGGACCTGAAGGTGATCGTCTCCCCCTCCTCGGTGGGTATCGTGGCTGCCGCCCAGGCGGTGAAGGATCAGGGCAAGATTGGCAAGGTGTACGTCACCGGATTAGGCCTGCCGTCTGAGATGGCGGGCGCGGTGAAATCGGGCGCAACCAAGAGCTTTGCAATCTGGAACCCGATCGATCTGGGCTACGCCGCTACCTATCTGGCGGACGATCTGGTCAAAGGCACGGCCACTAAAACGGAAGCCAATATGGGCAAACTCGGCAAGGTGAAGCTGGATGCAGACGGTAGTGGTGCGATGTCTGAGCCGTTCGTCTACGATGCCAGCAATATCGATAAGTTTTCGAAGATCTTCTAA